The region TTAAATCAAAAAAAATTTTAGATCTGCTTAAATCTGCAAAATCTGCGTGAAAAACCTTTGTCACAAAGAAAAAAAAACATTTTTATTCTTTTAATCTGTGACATATAAAATTAACCGAAATAATAATTCAGGATATTAAAAAGTGTTGCAAGTGCAATCAGACCGGTAATGCTTCCGATGATTTTATTCATATTTCGCATTAAGTAATCGGTTTTCTTTTCTATTCTTCCAAAGAAAGCAATATAACTATACAAAGCAGCAAACGACCCTAAAACAGATCCTAATACAAACGTTAAGATAATATTGTTTTCGAATACAAAAAGATGGTATGAAGCCAGAGTAACACTCACCACAACATAATACGGAATAGGAAAGAAATTCAATCCTGAAAGCAGCATTCCAAGAAAAAAACGGCTTTTTTTACTACTCTTTTTAATTTTCGATTTTTTCTTAGTCTTCGGTTCTTTGGCAATAAATAAAAAGTAAATCGTCAAGATTGAAAAGATTCCAAAACCAGCCTCTCTCAGTAAAGTTACTACATCTGGTCTGTTATCTATAACTCTGGCAAAAAGAACCGAAACATAAACCTGAAAAAAAATAACGAGAACCGCGCCAATAACAAACCATAAGGCATTCTTTTTTCCTTCTTTCAGATTTATCTTGGCTGCTGTCATATTGATTAATCCAGGAGGAATAATCCCAATTGCGGCGGCAATAAATCCAGAAATAAAAGGAGTAAATAAGGCCATTAAGTTGATTTGTAAGTTGTAAATTCAGTTTTTAAATATCAGACTAATCTTTAATTTTGAAACGAATATACGTAATTGCCTTGTTAATTTCTAAATATTGTTTTTCATAAAACGTCTGAATCGAAGTTACAACTTCCGGACTTCCTTCGTTTTTGTAAACATTATGATTCGCATATAAAACCTCGTGTCCTTCTCCATGAAGTAAACCAAGTGTATAACCGTGCATAAATTCGCTGTCGGTTTTTAAGTTTACGACACCGTCTTTTTTAAGGATCTTTTTGTATAATTTCAGGAACTCAGAATTGGTCATTCTGTGTTTTGTTCTTTTGTATTTAATTTGCGGATCCGGGAAAGTAATCCAGATTTCGTCTACTTCGCCTTCAGCAAAAATATGATTGATCAACTCGATTTGTGTACGAACGAAAGCCACATTATGAAGACCGTTTTCAACAGCAGTTTTAGCACCACGCCAGAAACGGGCACCTTTAATATCAATTCCGATAAAATTTTTGTCCGGGTATTTTTCAGCTAATCCAACAGAATATTCTCCTTTTCCACATCCTAATTCTAAAACTAAAGGATTATCATTTTTAAAGAAATCAGAGTTCCATTTTCCTCTTAGAGGCATTAAATTGCCTACAACTTCTTCTCTTGTTGGTTGAAAAACGTTTTGAAATGTTTCGTTTTCTCTGAATCTTTTAAGTTTATTTTTACTTCCCACTTTTACTAAAAATTTTTGGCAAAATTAAGCAATATAAACGAATGAAAATAGCGTAACTAGCTTTAAAAGTTTTCAGCCACGAATTCACGAATTTTATTTTTTTAATAATCCGTGAATTCGTGGCTGAAAAAAGAAATATTTTTTAACCGTAATGAGGTTCAGTAATGGGTTGTGCCTTTGGATCAAGAGATTCATCGTGTTGTGATAAATCCAGCCCCATTTGTTCTGATTCTTCAGAAACCCTCAAAGGAATAATGAAATTGGTTACCTTAAATAAGAAATAAGCACCAAAGAAAGTAAAGATAGAAACTAGAACTAACGCCATCATATGATGTCCGAAAACGCTCCATCCTCCGTGTAGCAAGCTTGCATTTTCACCATGAGCAAAAATCGCAGTCAGAATCATTCCCATGATTCCGCCAACACCGTGGCAGGCAAAAACGTCAAGTGTATCGTCGAATCTTTTCGAATATTTACAATTTACAGCGGTGTTAGAAACCAAAGCAGTTATGAATCCGAAGAACATACTTTCTGGAACAGAAACAAATCCTGCAGCTGGTGTAATGGCAACTAAACCAACAACAGCTCCAATACAAGCTCCCAACGCCGAAACTTTTCTTCCGTTCATTCTGTCAAAGAAAATCCAGGTTAACATCGCTGCTGCAGATGAAGTTGTAGTCGTAGCAAAAGCCATGGCAGCTGTTCCGTTGGCAGCAAGAGCAGATCCGGCATTGAATCCGAACCAGCCAAACCAAAGCATTCCCGTTCCTAATAATACAAACGGAATATTA is a window of Flavobacterium crocinum DNA encoding:
- a CDS encoding LysE family transporter; the encoded protein is MALFTPFISGFIAAAIGIIPPGLINMTAAKINLKEGKKNALWFVIGAVLVIFFQVYVSVLFARVIDNRPDVVTLLREAGFGIFSILTIYFLFIAKEPKTKKKSKIKKSSKKSRFFLGMLLSGLNFFPIPYYVVVSVTLASYHLFVFENNIILTFVLGSVLGSFAALYSYIAFFGRIEKKTDYLMRNMNKIIGSITGLIALATLFNILNYYFG
- the trmB gene encoding tRNA (guanosine(46)-N7)-methyltransferase TrmB produces the protein MGSKNKLKRFRENETFQNVFQPTREEVVGNLMPLRGKWNSDFFKNDNPLVLELGCGKGEYSVGLAEKYPDKNFIGIDIKGARFWRGAKTAVENGLHNVAFVRTQIELINHIFAEGEVDEIWITFPDPQIKYKRTKHRMTNSEFLKLYKKILKKDGVVNLKTDSEFMHGYTLGLLHGEGHEVLYANHNVYKNEGSPEVVTSIQTFYEKQYLEINKAITYIRFKIKD